The proteins below are encoded in one region of Belonocnema kinseyi isolate 2016_QV_RU_SX_M_011 chromosome 5, B_treatae_v1, whole genome shotgun sequence:
- the LOC117173644 gene encoding uncharacterized protein LOC117173644 produces the protein MAPGDSVVSHISKIQNMAAQLLDLGESVSNLTIMAKILASLSSKYSTLNDEGTSAFAATGQKDKKSSSQKSEKNKKGGKSRNDIECFECHKMGHLASQCEKNKRGPDDNTNDESRDCAFIAERKTTGWEKPSTAQVKALLERDESEV, from the coding sequence ATGGCGCCGGGAGATTCAGTTGTGTCTCACATCTCAAAAATACAAAACATGGCAGCTCAGTTGCTAGATCTTGGAGAATCAGTATCAAATCTGACAATCATGGCAAAAATCTTGGCTAGCTTGTCAAGTAAATACAGCACGTTAAACGACGAAGGAACAAGTGCATTTGCTGCCACTGGGCAGAAGGACAAAAAGTCGTCTTCACAGAAAAGTGAGAAAAACAAAAAAGGCGGTAAATCGCGAAATGACATCGAGTGTTTTGAATGTCATAAAATGGGGCATTTAGCGAGTCAGTGCGAAAAAAATAAGCGCGGGCCGGACGACAATACAAATGACGAGTCACGTGATTGTGCTTTCATCGCGGAAAGAAAAACTACCGGGTGGGAGAAGCCAAGCACTGCGCAAGTCAAAGCGTTACTGGAGCGAGACGAAAGTGAAGTATAG